The segment CCGCCAAGACGTAGCGACGGCGCATATTGACCCGAACATGAGGCAATACCACGCCCCGCCCAAGATAGGTCGTCATGGTAGCCTCTCGCTCCAACAATTGGTTGAGCAGCTCATCGGAATCGACGTCATCACGCTCGTCGAGGTCCAAGGTCTTCAAGAGCTCCGTCAGCGCACCCTCAAGCGTCGTGCTTTTGAGATCAATGATCCGCTTTTGGGCTATAAATGAATCGAGACGCATGGGAATGTAAAAAACCGACTCTGCACACTACGGATGGTCATAGAGGCAAATCAAGGCCCTGATGTAGAATAAGCTACAAAAGTCTTACAGAGCGATGATTACTCCACGATTGCCAGATTCGTTCCGAGCACCAAGCTCAAGCGATTCTTATGAACTCAGCCGAGATCCGACAGTCCTTCCTCGAGTTTTTCAAAGAGCGTGGCCACACGGTGGTCCCATCAGCCTCTCTGATGCCTGACGCCCCCAACCTGCTCTTCACCAACGCAGGCATGAACCAGTTTGTGCCCTACTTTCTCGGCGAGCGTACAGCCCCCTTCCCACGGGCGGCGGACACGCAAAAATGCATCCGTGCTGGCGGCAAACACAACGACCTGGAAGACGTGGGTCTCGACGCGTATCATCAAACCTTTTTTGAGATGCTGGGAAATTGGTCGTTTGGCGACTATTTCAAAAAAGAAGCCATACACTGGGCATGGGAGCTCATCACTCAGGTGTGGAAATTTCCAAAAAATCGACTGTATGCGACGGTCTATCAGCCGGGCGCTGGCGATCCATCAGAGTTTGATCAGGAAGCCTATGATATTTGGAAAGGAATCTTCTTGGATGAAGGACTCGACCCCGCAGTTCACATCGTCAACGGAGACAAAAAGGACAACTTTTGGATGATGGGCGACACCGGCCCGTGTGGTCCTTGTTCCGAAATCCACGTCGACCTTGCCCCCGAGGGGGATACACGCGGCTCACTTGTTAATGCCGACTCTCCCTGGTGTATCGAAATTTGGAATTTAGTTTTCATTCAGCTGAACGCAAAGGAGGACGGCACGTTTGAACCGCTCCCGGCTAAACATGTCGATACAGGGATGGGCTTCGAACGCGTCGTGGGCATTCTATCTACGACGAAGCAGTTCACAGAGTTCAACTCCCCTCCCTCGAATTATGAGAGTGATCTATTTCAAGACATCTTCAAAGCCATCTCAGAGCTCTGCCCACACACCTACCGGTCCACTCTTCCCGAAAACGGACAAAGCATGTCCGAGCAGGAATCACGCGACTGCGCCTTTCGGGTCATTGCGGACCATATTCGGACCCTTTCCTTCTCCATTGCCGACGGCATCTTACCGGGCAATGAGGGTCGCAACTATGTGTTGCGCCGTATCTTGAGACGCGCAGTGCTCTATGGCAAGAAGCTCGACCTCCCCCAAGGATTTTTCGCTCAACTCGTCGATCCACTCGTTGAAAAAATGAGCGCCGCCTTCCCGGAGCTTAATACTCAACACACTGTTATAAAAAAGGTAATTACCTCAGAAGAGACTGCTTTTGATAAAACGATAGATCGAGGCCTCGCGCTGCTCGAAAAAGTGTTCGCCGAGTCTGAAACGACTAAACAAATCACTGGAGAAAAAGCCTTCGAGCTCTACGACACCTACGGCTTCCCACTCGACCTTACTGAGTTGATCGGACGCGAGCGCGGATACTCAGTTGACCACGATGGTTTCGAAGCGGCGATGGAGCGCCAGCGCCGCATGGCGCGCGCTGCCCAGGTTAAGAGCGCCATCAAGGTCCAGTCTAGCGAGGGCGATGCCTTTAAAACAGATTTCATCGGATATAGTTCATTGTCGGGCGCGGCAAAGACCTTGGCCAGTGTGCCTTACGGTGCCGAGAAGACCGCAATTATTACCGACCGATCGCCCTTCTACGCCGAAATGGGAGGACAAATTGGGGACTCGGGCAGTTTGATTGTTGAGGGTAAAACGTATCGAATCACAGACACCCAGAAAGACGACCAGGGTCAGATTCTTCACCTCTTGGATGGGCAGCATGCCATCGACGATGGCTCAGAGGTCGTTTTGTCAGTCGATGCTGACCGACGCCAGCGTATCGAACGCCATCACTCCGCAGCCCACATTGTCAATTGGGGACTGCGGGAAGTCCTCGGCTCTCACGTACGGCAGGCAGGTTCGCTTGTCGCGGACGATCGCATGCGCTTCGACTTTTCTCACTATGAAGCACTCAGCAATGACGAGCTGGATTCCATTGAGCGGCTCATCAACGCGCGTATTCTTGAAAATGGACTAGTCCAGACTGATGAAATTGCCATTGAGGACAAACCCGACGATGTGGTCGCTGTGTTTGGCGAAAAGTATGGTAACCGCGTGCGAGTCGTCGACATCGGCGGCTTTTCCAAAGAATTGTGCGGGGGCACCCATGTCAGTGCTGCCGGCGAGATTGGGCCGATTAAGTTGCTCGGCGACAGCGGTATTGCGGCAGGAACGCGACGTATTGAGGCGGTCGCTGGCGAATCTGCTCTGGCATGGATTAGCTCGGGCTTCCGCACCTTGGACCAAACAGCAAAAATCCTCTCCTGTCCCATCCATGATGTGGCTGTGCGCATCGAAGCGCTGCTGGAGGAGCGCAAACAACTCGAAAAGAAGATCAAAGCCTTCGAACAGAAAAATGCCGCTGCAGCGGCTGATGATTTAGCGGCGACTGCCCAAGAAAGTTCCGGCATCCAGGTGGTGAAGCAACAGGCTCAGGTAAGTAGCCCCAAAGATCTAAAGAGCTTAGGAGCACAGGTCCTTGAAAAGCTAGATAAGGGTTGTGTGGTCTTAGGTGCTTCAATCGGCGGCAAGGCCTCGGTCGCCGCATTCTGCTCCAAGGAAGCCATTGCAGCCGACTTGAAGGCTGGAGATATCATTCGCCGTCTCACCACAGAATTGGGTGGCAAGGGTGGTGGTAAGCCAGAGTTTGCCATGGGCGGAGGGCAGGATCGTGGGGATTTGGCTCAAATCATCGAAAATTTCGACCTTCAAGGCTGATAAATGGCAGACCCAAGACGTCCCTTTACGCTAAGCCAACGAGATAAAAAGGAACTGCGGGGGCGAGCACAGCGCCTGAAACCTTCTGTTCATCTCGGGCGCAACGGCCTCACAGAGCCTGCCCTATCTGAGCTAGACCGGGCCCTTGCAAAGGATTTATTGATAAAAGTCCGCCTGGAAACTGATCGCGCTACCATGAAAGCCTGGATTCCAGAAATCGAAGCAGCGACTGGCGCAGTCTGTGTCGGTACCGTAGGTTTCACTGCAGCTTTTTACCGCCATTCTAAATAGGAAAAGGCCGCATCAGTATCCGCTTCATGACCCAGCGCTCATTCACAGAAGACCCTCTATTTCGCCGCATCCGCAAGCACGCGAGCCAGCGCTTGGAAGCACACACTTCCAATGATCGCAAAGAGCGGGTGAAGGGTTATAAACGTTTCCTTGAGCTCGAAAAGAAAATGCTGCGCCGCTACCATCGGAATGGTGACAGTGGCATTCGTGTGTCGCGTAGTTTTTCAATTATCATGGATGTGCTGATCGAGAACGTCTTCGTGGACGCCCTCGAGGAACTAAAAGAAAAGCACCCCAAATCCCCCTGTGCCGTCTCGGTTATTGCGACCGGAGGATACGGTCGAGGAGAGCTCTGTCCCCACAGCGACATCGACTTACTGATGCTCTATCCAGATAAGCTGAGCGGAAAACAGAGTAAAGAATTTCAGTCCGATCTCACAGAGGCTATGTTGTACCCGCTTTGGGACCTCGGAATGAAAGTGGGCCACGCCACACGAAACCTCAAAGAGACCATTACTGAGGCAAAGGCGGAGGTAAAATCGAAGAATGCCATCATGGATGCCCGGCTCATCGTCGGTGGCCAGAAGCTCTACGGTAAATTCTACAAGGGCATTCAAAAGTTCCTGAGAAAGGAAGATGCCCAAGAGTATTTGCAGGATCGCTTCCGCTCCCAAAGTGAGCGCCGTCAACAACAGGGCGACACGGTAACCGTCCAGGAACCCGACATTAAAAACGGCGTCGGCGGCCTGCGCGATTATCAGAATCTCCAGTGGATGTGCCGGATCAAGTTTGGCTCGTTTGAACTCAAGGAGTTGCAACAGCGCGGCATTATTACCCGGGCTCAACTGAAAAAACTGGAGACTGCCTACAGCTTTCTCCTCCGCGTGCGCAACGAACTTCATTTCCGCAGCAAACGCGCAACGGACCAGCTCCTTTTGGACAGCCAGCCTCTTGTGGCGTGGAACCTCGGCTATCGTCAGCGAAAAATCATCCATCGGGTGGAGACATTCATGCGCGACTACTACAAGCAAGCGCACTTGATCTATAAGTTCTCCAAATATTTAGAGGGTCTGCTCGTTCAGACTGACCTACCCGGTCGCGCGCCTTTGAGCTTTCGCGATGTCGTTCGAGCTCACCAGCAGGCTCATGAACGGCAACCGCGCTTCGACGGGTTTATTATCCGAGACGGTAAAATCGCAGCCGAGCGCAAGAGCGTCTTTAAGGAGGACCCGGAACGCCTCATTCGCATATTCCGCCACGTCCAACAGTATCAGACAGAGCTGGATTTCGATCTAAAACTCCTCATTGAAACCAGTTTACCTCTCATTGATCGACACGTCATCGAGAGTTCGTCAGCGAACGCGTCTTTCCGCGCAATTTTGCAAACAGCGGGTGAAGTATACCCGGCGTTGACTAAGATGAACGAGACCTGCGTTTTGGCGAAATTCATGCCGGAATGGGAGAAAATGTACTGCCTCGTGCAACACGAGTATTACCATCGCTATACGGCAGACACCCATACACTCAGGACGATCCGCGAGCTCGACATCATTTTCACCTCACGAGATCGAGAGTCCAATACCTACCGCGATGCGCTGCGCGAAACTCAATTTCCTCGGTTACTCTACCTGATCCTGTTGCTGCACGATATTGGCAAAGGGATTGCGATCCGCAACCACGCGATCAACGGAGTAGCCATCGCCGCTCCCATTTTAGAGCGCATGGAAGTGCCGGGTGAAATGCGCGAGCAAATCCTTTTCATCATCCAAAATCACCTCGAAATGGCACGCTTTTCGCAGAGATACGATTTGGATGACCCCAGAACTGCCGAATCTTTTGCCGAATTCGTTGGCGACCCAGATAAGCTCGCCTACCTTTTTGTGCACACATACTGCGATGCCCGCGGCACAGCAGAAGGGCTCTGGAACGGCTTCAAAGACGGTCTCCATTCACGACTCTACAGGGACACGCTCCGTGTTCTTAAAAATAAGTCAGCGTTTGCCAAAGAAAACCGAGAGCGAAAGATGATCGTTTACAACGAGATACGGGAGAAGCACTTCGACGACATCTCCCGGGATGAGATAGAAGCCCATTTCAGTCTTCTCCCAGAGCGTTACTTCCTGCATCACAGCGCACGCGAAGTGGAACTCCATATTCGAATGATCCACAGCCTCCTGACCAATATTCAGGAAGCCGATTCACTCGGCTCGCTGGTTCCGGTCATCGATTGGGAGAATGATCAAGACCGTAGCATGACGGTGGTAAACGTCGTAACCTGGGACCGTGCGGGACTCTTTTACAAGCTGGCCGGAGCCTTCGCCTTAGCTGGGCTCAACATCATCAGTTCAAAAGCAATTTCTCGCACGGACCACATCACTATCGACACATTCTACGTCGTCGTACCGGGCGGAGGTGCAGTAACTGACGACAGGCCCAGAAAAATCTTCGAAGAGGCGGTGACCCATGCTCTCTTGCATAACAAAAATTTACTTCCGGAGATCAATGAGCAGGCTCGAAAAATTGAAGCCAAGAAGCGAAAGAGCTATAAATCGACCGAACAGCTTGAGGCGCCGATCACACCGCGTGTTGAAGTTTTTCATGAGCTCTCCCTGCGCCGAACTATCATCGAGGTAAAGGCGAATGACCGGCTGGGCTTACTCTACGAACTCACCCGATCCCTATATGAGAGCGGCTTCGACATCACCTTTGCACGCATATCAACGGAACGGGGTGTGGCGATCGACACCTTTTACATAGAAAGCGTTAACCCAGGCCAGAAGACCGATACTTCTAATTTGCTCACTCTCCGCGAATCTTTGAATGATTTGGTAGTGAGCAGAGAATCGCACCAGGCTGCCGACGCCTCCTAACCTGCGCCCTCGGCTATGCGACTTCAACGCTCCGATTACACGGCGATTGATGCGCTTTATCGCATCTCAAGTATCGTCAATGGCACCGAAGATCCTACGGAAGCGCTCAACATCATCCTAGACGAGGTAGTGAGTGTCCTCAAAGCTTCAAGCGCTTCTATTTCTCTGATCAACCCAGAGACAAATACGCTGAACATTGAGGTAAACACCGGGCTTCCGGCCGACCGCACCTCGATGTCCCTCCCATTAGGAAAAGGCATCACCGGCTGGGTCGCTCAAAGAGGCGAACCTGCATTGGTGGCTGATGTTTCGAAAGAGAGCCGCTATGTGGCTGTAAAATCATCTATTCGTTCTGAAATGGCGGTACCAATGGAGGATCAGGGTACGGTGATCGGTGTCGTGAATGTTGATTCGGAAGAGATTGGTGCGTTCAGCGAGCAAGACCTCAAGCTCCTTACTTTGCTCACCAACGAAGCTGCGAAGGTAGTCTCTCGCCTATGGATCATCCGCCAGCTTAAAGCCAAGGCGTCTCAGCTCCAGAGTCTCATCAATATTGCTGGCCGCATGGTAGCTAAGACAGAATTGGCAGAGATTCTCGTCGATATCGTACGCGAATCACGACGCCTCTTTAAATGCCGAATGTGTGCGCTCTATCTACTCAGTCCAGATGGAAAACAACTGAGTCTCAAAGCCTTGGTCGGAGATGATGATGAGACGATCTCTTTCAGCGAAACATTGGCCCTACCCGATTGTGTTATGGGCACTGTCGTGCATCTACAAAAACCAGTCGAAACAGCTAGTGTAACGCGCACAGAAGAACATCATTTTGCTGCATTTGAGCAACGCGATGCGCTCCATGCCATGCTGTCCGTCCCCGTGACTTTCGAGGAAGAACCCATCGGCGTGCTCAATGCCTATACCGGGCATCCACATAGATTTAATAATGACGAAAAGCGGCTTTTGAGCACTGTGGGACAGCTTGGAGCAGTCGCGATCCAAAATGCGCGTCTCTACAATCGTGTCTTTTCCAGTGAAGAGAGCCTCAGCAAGACCGAAAAACTGACGACCCTCGGCCTACTGGCCGCCGAGATAGCCCATGAGATCCGCAATCCGCTGACAGTTATTAAACTGCTTTTCGATGCGATGGACTTACAGTTTCCAGATCATGATGTTCGACGCCAAGATGCCACCGTCATCTCGGAGAAGCTAAATCAGCTTGAAGAAATCGTAAGCCGCGTCCTGCAATTTGGCAAAACACGGCAAGACATGCACGCCCGCTGGGAAGTCGACGCCGTTATCGAAGACACCATTCTTCTGGTGCGCCTGAAGCTGAAACAAAACCGTATTGCGATTATACACAAAGCATCGACCCACCCACTCCATGTCCAGTGCAACAAAGGTCAAATTCAACAAATGCTGCTGAATCTGATATTGAACGCCACTGAAGCGATTATTCAGAAAAGTGGAGCGCAGGGCCGTGCATCCCATAGCCGTATCACGATTGATACCTCGCAGCGAGAAATCGCGGGCGTAGACATGGCATACGTTACAATGAAAGACTCGGGAGCCGGAATCGCTGAGGAGATCCGAGAGCATATCTTTGACTCGTTCCTCACCGGCAAAAAAGACGGCACTGGGCTCGGCTTGGCTATTTGCAAACGCATTTTGAAGAGCCACCGGGGTGACATCGAGTTAATCGACTCAGGACCCGACGGTACGACTTTCGCTTTTTGGCTGCCGATCGCGTAATCAGCCCGACGGCAATCGCCCTCGCGATCACCCTTCAAAACGTCATTGCGCCTGGCACTCCTGGTCTCCCCCCTGAAGAGCATGGATGAATCTAGCTTGAAATGCGCGCACCCGAGGTGCATTGCCTGATGTGATTATCCAACCCTCGCCTTGATACCCTTTCCAGAAGACATGCGCACACTATTTATCCTCGTCATCGCCCTTAATCTCCTTTCAGCCAGCGAGCCCTATGCTCGCTTTGATTCCGAGATGATCGATGAATCATCCGGCTTTGTAAAAAGCAGACAATATGAAGACGTCTATTGGACCCATAATGATTCCGGTGATGATCCGCGTATCTTTGCCGTAGATCGCTCGGGAGCGCTCATCTCGCCTGATTGGGCTAAACGTTACGCGGGTCTGCGGATCCCTGATGCTGTAAACATTGATTGGGAAGCTATAGCAATCGATGACCGTGGGCATATTGCCATCGGAGCCTTCGGGAATAATGGTAACGCGCGACAAGATCTGGCTCTATACATCCTGACGGAACCAAACCCGCGAGCTATCACCAAAACCCGCACGCTTAAACAAATCCGCTTTCGCTATCCCGACCAAGACGCGTTTCCTCCAAAGCTGCGCAACTACGACGCTGAAGCTCTTTTCTTCGCAAACGGCAAATACCATATCATCAGTAAGAACCGCAGTGAGGGCCCAGCAAAGCTCTACACATTCGACAATTTGGACCCGATCGAAATCAACACACTACGCCTCGCCGAAACCTTTGAATTTGATGAAAAAGTAACCGGTGCTGACTATTCTGAGGAGCATCAAGCCCTCGCTGTCCTCACCTACACCTCCGCCTGGATTTTTCACTCGGAAGGATCGCGATTCTTCAGCGCTGATCCTATCAGAATTTCCCTCGAAAACACGAAACAATGTGAGGCAATCGCATTCGATGGGGATAAATAATTATCACAAACGAACAAGCAGAGCTTTTTGAATTTCCCTTTGCAAGCCGCTGAGAGCCGGGATCCGCAAGCTCAGACTCAACATTATCTTTCTTGAGTTCTGTGCAAATTCCGATTTCACCATATTTAGTGGAACCCTTCCTGCTGGGCTACACGACACAAACTACACACTATGAAACCTAACAAACTACAAAGCACTGCACTCTCCATATCGCTGGCCGCTGCTTCCGTTCTCTCCGCACAGGAAGAGGAAGAGATGATGGTCCTCGAAGTGATGGAGGGTTCGGGAGTAGCGATCGAAGAGAGCGTTCTCCCCACGACGCGACCATTCAATTCCGTCTATGGAACGGATCGCTCGATCCTCGAAACTCCTAGAAATGTCACCATCATCTCCCGTGAGCAGCTAGATGCTATAGCGATTAAGGATGTGCGCGACTTCACCAAACTGACATCGTCTTCATACACCAAGACAAACTTTGGTGCCCCCTCGACTCCTAACCTGCGTGGTGACGAATCAGACCTATACGTCAACGGAATGCGCCGCGGTCTATCTACCAACGGAAATGGACTGCCCATCAACTTTAACTCCGTCGAGTCGGTAAACATCGTCAAGGGCCCCGCTGGTTCAGTCTACGGCACCACTAACTACATAGGTGGTTACGCAGATTTGATCACCAAACGCCCCTACTTTGACGCTCCTGCTGGTGAGATCTCAGTGAGTGTAGCTCAGTATGACCAATATACGTGGAGCCTCGACTACGGCGCCCCCATTAGCGAAACCCTTGCATTTCGTGTGTCCTATGAGGGCAAAGAGTGGGACGGCTTCCACGAATTTTGGAAGAACAACTCTCACGCCCTCTACGGAGCCCTAACATGGCGCCCTAATGAGAACTACACCCTTGAAATCATGGGGGAATATTTTCAGGCAGATTACACCGAAAACTGGGGTGTAAATCGTGTGACGCAGGACTTGATCGACAACGGTCGTTATGTCATCAACAGCCAAACAGATGCTGAGTATGCTGCTTATGTAGCAACACTGGGTAACGGCAACTCGGTCTTCACTGGCGGGACCCCTGGTGTCGATTTCGCTTCTGTGTTTGGAGGCGCCGGGTTCGCGACTATCGTTCCCACCGATGGAACGACTGTTCCAGTCGACCGCAGTTGGAAATTGGCTGCTCCAGGAGACGATTCATTTGGTCGCTTCCTTTGGGCTCAGGCTATTCAAACCTACGATACCGGTGACTATGAAATCGTGAACAACACGCTTTTCCAATATCGCGACCGCGATACATTCAGCTCTTACCACTACTCAGAGTTGATGCGGGACAATTGGACGCTCACTAACCGCACGGAGTTCCGCACTGCCTACGATCTCACCGAAATGATCTCCATCGACTGGAATATCGGTCTGCGCTATCACTACCAAGACGTCTGGTCAGTTAACCACTTCTTCAACGAGCCCGCTAACTTCTGGGATTTGACTCGTGATCCTGACACACGCCGTGTGCCAGACCAAGGCTTTGCTGGATTCCCTATTATTCCCGACCAAGAGCCTCGTGGCATCTTGAGTAACTGGTATTATGGAGGCACCGGTGCCGATACACAGACATTTATGGTCGGTCCTTTCGCTCAGGCAGATATCCGCTTCGGCGATAAAGTGAGCCTCATCGCTGGTTACACTACCGACTACATCGAAACCAAACAGTCCGACCCCGTGACCGGTGCCGATGAGCTTGAAGGAGACGGTTGGTTGCCAAACTGGAATGTCAGTGGCGTCTACAACGTTACCGAAGGCGTGTCAGTCTATGCTACCTACAACTTCAACGAAGTAATCGCCAGTGACACTGGAGGACGTATCGATGTTCAAGACTTCGATAACGCTCCTGAAAGCGAACTGATCGAGTTCGGAGTTAAATTCAGCCTCCTCGAAGATACACTCTTCATCGGAGCTGCATACTTCGACTTCAACAACATCACTGTGAACCAAGACGGTTCAGTCGATGAGCGTGAATTCGAAGGTTTCGAAATCGAGGCAAACTACCAGCCGAACCCAAACCTATGGTTGACTGTAGGATACTCTTATATCGACTCTCAACGTACTGCAGGTTTCTTCGCCTCGCCTTACACGATCGACCGTGCTGATGAAACTGGAGGATATTATGTGTCACCTCTGTTCCAAAGCCCTGATGGTTTCGTAGAAAACCCTGGTGTTCCCGAGCATACAGTCAATGCGCTAGTGAGCTACAAATGGGACAATGGATTTGGCCTTCGTGCAGGATTCCAAGGCTGGGGAGAGATGAACTCCGGCTACGGAGGTTACCCTATCTCAGTATTCGATGTGACGGATTTCTTCGGCAATGGATCGTTCGAAATCGAGGCAAACACGGCGCGGCTCCCCTTCCAGTATGAGATCGACCTAACAGCGTTTTACGAATACGAAAACTGGTTCTTCAAAGCGACCGTCTACAATGTGACCGACGAGGATAACTGGGATGTAAACAATTCCGGTTACGGCAACGGTTCCATCGTGGCACGTGCCCCAGCACGCTGGGAAGGCACAGTTACCTACACTTGGTAAATTAAAGGAACAAGGCTGAGGGCTATTCGACCTCACCTCCTCTATATCTCTTTTGATCCTTTAGCCCCGGTCGATCCGACCGGGGCTTTTTCGTACCAATCTGCGAGCGACCAAGCAGCAAAGAGAATCACTTACAATTGAACGTCCTCGCTTTTACTTCGTCTGAGACGGCAGTCCATCCTCCGCATGTATCGCTGCGTTACTCTTGTATTCTTCTTAATTACCCTCTGTTTAGCTTCATTGCGTGCGCAGGATTCTACACCTGCTGGCTTCCCGTTCGCGCCTGGAGAAAAGCTCTATTATTCCCTCAAATGGGGCCCTTTTATGGTCGGTGAGGCTATACTCGAGGTTGTCGATATCGTAGATGAATTTGGAGAACCTGCCTACCACATCACTTTTGATGTGCGCACGAATGACTTCGCTGACAATTTTTACCGCGTACGTATCCTCATCGAGAGCTACCCGAATCTCGATATGACGCGCAGCACTCACTACCGCAGTGATCAGAAAGAAGGTGACGAGGATAAGAGCTTTGATGTCACCTTTGATTGGGAGAACCAGACGATCATCCGGGATGAAGGGGATAAAACCCGCGATCCACTGCATCCTGAGCATCCACTACACGACCCGCTATCGATACTGTTCTATTTCCGCACCCTGGATTTGGGCACGCATACCAGCATCCCACTCCCGGCGACCGATGGTAAGAGAATGATCGATGTCGATGCCGCAGTCATCGGATCCGAACAGATCAAAGTCCATGCAGGGACCTTCGATACCATCCGAATCCAACCCAATCTTAAAGACCTCGGCGGTGTATTCAAAAAGAGTAAAGATGCGGCTATGGACATCTGGTTTAGTGATGACGAGTTTCGCTATCCCGTCCGCCTAAAGTCGAAAGTACGTGTCGGTAGTTTTCGAGCAGACCTGCGACGTATCGAGCGCGACGGTGAAATAATAGAGATTTCTGATGACCCAGATCACAGCGATACATCAAAGAGCAGTAGACGTTCACGGGCACGACGCTAGTTTGTTAGAAAGAAAATGGATAAAAGACTTCGCTGGCTTCTCATCGGCATAGCCACCCTTACCGTCGCGGCGGGATTGATTCTATATCCTTACATCCCTCAATTCATCGAAACTGCGAAAGAGTGGGCAAACTCCCTGCGGACAGTGCTTACCGTCGTGCCTCTTTGGCTCTACGCATTGGCATTTGCCATCCTCCCGTCCCTGGGCTTCCCACTCACCTTCTTTTATTTATCCACTCCCCTGATGATTGAGAATGTTGCGCTCGCGATCGTTTTTGCGCTTTCTTGTGTGCTTGTAAACTCAGGTGTAACGTATGCTCTGGGCCGCTATCTTGTCAGATCTTGGGCTAACAGACTCTTGGAGAGAAGGTCTGTTCGCATCCCTGAAATTTCAGCCAACAATGAGAATAGTATTAACCTGCTTGTACG is part of the Opitutales bacterium genome and harbors:
- a CDS encoding YhbY family RNA-binding protein, translating into MADPRRPFTLSQRDKKELRGRAQRLKPSVHLGRNGLTEPALSELDRALAKDLLIKVRLETDRATMKAWIPEIEAATGAVCVGTVGFTAAFYRHSK
- the alaS gene encoding alanine--tRNA ligase — encoded protein: MNSAEIRQSFLEFFKERGHTVVPSASLMPDAPNLLFTNAGMNQFVPYFLGERTAPFPRAADTQKCIRAGGKHNDLEDVGLDAYHQTFFEMLGNWSFGDYFKKEAIHWAWELITQVWKFPKNRLYATVYQPGAGDPSEFDQEAYDIWKGIFLDEGLDPAVHIVNGDKKDNFWMMGDTGPCGPCSEIHVDLAPEGDTRGSLVNADSPWCIEIWNLVFIQLNAKEDGTFEPLPAKHVDTGMGFERVVGILSTTKQFTEFNSPPSNYESDLFQDIFKAISELCPHTYRSTLPENGQSMSEQESRDCAFRVIADHIRTLSFSIADGILPGNEGRNYVLRRILRRAVLYGKKLDLPQGFFAQLVDPLVEKMSAAFPELNTQHTVIKKVITSEETAFDKTIDRGLALLEKVFAESETTKQITGEKAFELYDTYGFPLDLTELIGRERGYSVDHDGFEAAMERQRRMARAAQVKSAIKVQSSEGDAFKTDFIGYSSLSGAAKTLASVPYGAEKTAIITDRSPFYAEMGGQIGDSGSLIVEGKTYRITDTQKDDQGQILHLLDGQHAIDDGSEVVLSVDADRRQRIERHHSAAHIVNWGLREVLGSHVRQAGSLVADDRMRFDFSHYEALSNDELDSIERLINARILENGLVQTDEIAIEDKPDDVVAVFGEKYGNRVRVVDIGGFSKELCGGTHVSAAGEIGPIKLLGDSGIAAGTRRIEAVAGESALAWISSGFRTLDQTAKILSCPIHDVAVRIEALLEERKQLEKKIKAFEQKNAAAAADDLAATAQESSGIQVVKQQAQVSSPKDLKSLGAQVLEKLDKGCVVLGASIGGKASVAAFCSKEAIAADLKAGDIIRRLTTELGGKGGGKPEFAMGGGQDRGDLAQIIENFDLQG
- the glnD gene encoding [protein-PII] uridylyltransferase, whose product is MTQRSFTEDPLFRRIRKHASQRLEAHTSNDRKERVKGYKRFLELEKKMLRRYHRNGDSGIRVSRSFSIIMDVLIENVFVDALEELKEKHPKSPCAVSVIATGGYGRGELCPHSDIDLLMLYPDKLSGKQSKEFQSDLTEAMLYPLWDLGMKVGHATRNLKETITEAKAEVKSKNAIMDARLIVGGQKLYGKFYKGIQKFLRKEDAQEYLQDRFRSQSERRQQQGDTVTVQEPDIKNGVGGLRDYQNLQWMCRIKFGSFELKELQQRGIITRAQLKKLETAYSFLLRVRNELHFRSKRATDQLLLDSQPLVAWNLGYRQRKIIHRVETFMRDYYKQAHLIYKFSKYLEGLLVQTDLPGRAPLSFRDVVRAHQQAHERQPRFDGFIIRDGKIAAERKSVFKEDPERLIRIFRHVQQYQTELDFDLKLLIETSLPLIDRHVIESSSANASFRAILQTAGEVYPALTKMNETCVLAKFMPEWEKMYCLVQHEYYHRYTADTHTLRTIRELDIIFTSRDRESNTYRDALRETQFPRLLYLILLLHDIGKGIAIRNHAINGVAIAAPILERMEVPGEMREQILFIIQNHLEMARFSQRYDLDDPRTAESFAEFVGDPDKLAYLFVHTYCDARGTAEGLWNGFKDGLHSRLYRDTLRVLKNKSAFAKENRERKMIVYNEIREKHFDDISRDEIEAHFSLLPERYFLHHSAREVELHIRMIHSLLTNIQEADSLGSLVPVIDWENDQDRSMTVVNVVTWDRAGLFYKLAGAFALAGLNIISSKAISRTDHITIDTFYVVVPGGGAVTDDRPRKIFEEAVTHALLHNKNLLPEINEQARKIEAKKRKSYKSTEQLEAPITPRVEVFHELSLRRTIIEVKANDRLGLLYELTRSLYESGFDITFARISTERGVAIDTFYIESVNPGQKTDTSNLLTLRESLNDLVVSRESHQAADAS
- a CDS encoding GAF domain-containing protein; the encoded protein is MRLQRSDYTAIDALYRISSIVNGTEDPTEALNIILDEVVSVLKASSASISLINPETNTLNIEVNTGLPADRTSMSLPLGKGITGWVAQRGEPALVADVSKESRYVAVKSSIRSEMAVPMEDQGTVIGVVNVDSEEIGAFSEQDLKLLTLLTNEAAKVVSRLWIIRQLKAKASQLQSLINIAGRMVAKTELAEILVDIVRESRRLFKCRMCALYLLSPDGKQLSLKALVGDDDETISFSETLALPDCVMGTVVHLQKPVETASVTRTEEHHFAAFEQRDALHAMLSVPVTFEEEPIGVLNAYTGHPHRFNNDEKRLLSTVGQLGAVAIQNARLYNRVFSSEESLSKTEKLTTLGLLAAEIAHEIRNPLTVIKLLFDAMDLQFPDHDVRRQDATVISEKLNQLEEIVSRVLQFGKTRQDMHARWEVDAVIEDTILLVRLKLKQNRIAIIHKASTHPLHVQCNKGQIQQMLLNLILNATEAIIQKSGAQGRASHSRITIDTSQREIAGVDMAYVTMKDSGAGIAEEIREHIFDSFLTGKKDGTGLGLAICKRILKSHRGDIELIDSGPDGTTFAFWLPIA